In Fibrobacter succinogenes, a single genomic region encodes these proteins:
- a CDS encoding PQQ-binding-like beta-propeller repeat protein, whose product MHNLWLNKNNAFKAWIFTVLALCSLFSSQAFASKMASQLQEAIYLFEMKGEVDESVRLLEKITRQGDDDDKESAFFYLGKIYDLANNKAQANHFYGRSQAFTKTTSKAYWLAGRDAATSYSPERLLQKTITLKSPIRKFFDGKNANILFENGHIAKIENGKIVEIASKLDESSHLLQIDSDGMWYQNSTRDSLFYKPHNSPNQQISYVVKNINQFTAINGNAIAISEKGFYILDRKGTILKNNTDYTSCQLQNNQFINDNFIINCTDNALHFISASSATESFTIAQYDIIQKTYIYKDYIYLISGNMLFCYNVQDPKKTLWRAEVGNVESIQIFENNIVTLEASGKITLYDQATGAVLSTVRANASNIYTLAQGTLGLFSNEGSVITVDTLLRPLWGFNLAKPPMTRPIIKKRYIYVPFSNRKIFAIDAHYYGQRPLYSSKLTSQAVHLAKQKKWDKIPPYLEMILENEPGNAEAHFLKAFNLELKEAPEKDRQRAWAEAVRLSTGSPQIARIVLRYYSKVIGANYASQLNISPKTLYPQLLGSKKNLYMVDPATEQLICINAETGKQRWTKYIGKIGNAPVIQSDENTILISTGYQMSIYDINKDSFNKPLQLPGKAFNFTLTGDYIYASTWNGFLLKISRTSNSIIWSRKVYSMPFHIVKLNRFLQLCNLDGELMRLNDDNGLTLEKSTYKVQVNITAMEGVDSTLVLVSSTNKLFLQNIKHKDFSPTQVLMENPIVSMQVLKDQGENKIIISLSDQSIYLYSSIGTPLWKYQGKKSIFSKPFIYDGKAWIDQGNEIIAISLKTGKVVMTFNTPGGAGTPLIMNHTLFSASPKRVLYSFPL is encoded by the coding sequence ATGCATAATCTTTGGCTAAACAAAAACAACGCATTCAAGGCGTGGATTTTTACAGTCCTCGCCCTCTGTTCGCTGTTCTCTAGCCAAGCTTTTGCTAGCAAAATGGCTTCGCAACTCCAAGAAGCCATTTACCTCTTCGAAATGAAAGGCGAAGTCGATGAATCGGTCCGATTGCTCGAAAAAATCACGCGGCAAGGCGATGACGACGACAAGGAATCCGCATTCTTCTACCTCGGAAAAATTTACGATCTCGCCAACAACAAGGCTCAAGCAAACCACTTCTACGGTCGCAGCCAAGCCTTTACCAAAACCACAAGCAAAGCCTACTGGCTTGCCGGTCGTGATGCAGCAACAAGCTATTCTCCAGAAAGGCTTTTGCAAAAGACCATTACGCTGAAAAGCCCCATCCGCAAATTCTTCGATGGCAAAAACGCCAACATTCTTTTCGAAAACGGCCACATCGCCAAAATCGAAAACGGGAAAATCGTTGAAATAGCATCGAAGCTCGACGAATCTAGCCACTTGCTACAAATCGATTCCGACGGCATGTGGTACCAAAATTCCACACGCGACTCGCTCTTTTACAAACCGCACAATTCGCCCAATCAACAAATTTCTTACGTCGTAAAAAACATCAACCAGTTCACCGCCATAAACGGAAACGCCATAGCAATATCCGAAAAAGGATTCTACATTCTTGATCGCAAGGGTACAATTCTCAAGAACAATACCGACTATACCTCTTGCCAATTGCAAAACAACCAGTTCATCAACGACAACTTTATCATCAATTGCACCGACAACGCACTTCACTTTATTTCGGCAAGTTCAGCAACGGAATCATTCACCATCGCGCAATACGATATTATCCAAAAAACTTATATCTATAAAGATTACATTTATCTAATTTCGGGAAACATGCTGTTCTGCTACAATGTGCAAGACCCTAAAAAAACGCTCTGGCGAGCTGAGGTCGGGAACGTAGAAAGCATCCAAATTTTTGAAAATAATATCGTCACGCTTGAAGCTTCTGGAAAAATCACATTGTACGATCAGGCTACAGGCGCCGTACTTTCAACAGTCCGAGCAAACGCATCGAACATATATACGCTTGCACAAGGAACACTTGGACTATTCTCCAACGAAGGTTCCGTCATCACCGTCGATACGTTACTCCGTCCATTGTGGGGGTTCAACTTAGCAAAGCCCCCCATGACACGCCCGATTATCAAGAAGCGCTATATTTACGTTCCCTTTAGCAACCGAAAAATTTTTGCTATTGACGCCCACTATTACGGACAACGTCCTTTATATTCAAGCAAGCTAACATCGCAAGCCGTGCATTTGGCAAAGCAAAAAAAATGGGATAAAATTCCGCCCTATCTCGAAATGATTCTTGAAAACGAGCCCGGCAATGCCGAAGCACATTTCTTGAAAGCGTTCAACCTAGAACTCAAGGAAGCCCCCGAAAAGGACCGTCAAAGAGCATGGGCCGAAGCCGTGAGACTTTCTACCGGAAGTCCGCAAATCGCGCGCATTGTGTTAAGGTATTACAGCAAAGTCATCGGCGCCAACTATGCAAGCCAGCTGAACATTTCTCCGAAAACATTGTACCCGCAATTACTGGGTTCCAAAAAGAACCTTTACATGGTGGACCCAGCCACAGAGCAGCTCATTTGCATCAATGCAGAAACGGGCAAACAGCGCTGGACCAAGTATATCGGGAAAATCGGGAATGCCCCGGTGATTCAATCTGACGAAAACACGATACTCATTTCGACGGGCTACCAGATGAGTATCTATGACATAAACAAGGATTCGTTCAACAAGCCGCTTCAGCTTCCCGGCAAGGCTTTCAACTTCACACTCACCGGGGATTACATTTACGCCTCCACTTGGAACGGCTTTTTACTAAAGATTTCACGAACCTCTAATAGCATAATCTGGTCACGCAAAGTCTATTCGATGCCGTTCCATATCGTAAAGCTAAACCGTTTCTTGCAACTGTGCAACCTCGATGGCGAACTCATGCGCTTAAACGACGACAACGGGCTCACCCTAGAAAAATCAACCTATAAAGTTCAAGTGAATATCACAGCTATGGAAGGTGTAGACTCCACGCTCGTTCTTGTTTCTAGCACAAATAAACTATTCTTACAGAACATCAAGCACAAGGACTTTAGCCCCACGCAAGTGCTTATGGAAAATCCCATCGTTTCGATGCAAGTGCTCAAAGATCAAGGCGAAAACAAAATTATCATTTCGCTTTCGGACCAGTCGATTTACCTCTATTCAAGCATTGGCACTCCGCTCTGGAAATACCAAGGGAAAAAATCGATTTTCTCAAAACCATTCATTTACGACGGAAAAGCATGGATAGACCAAGGGAACGAAATCATAGCCATTTCACTCAAAACCGGAAAGGTCGTCATGACGTTTAACACACCCGGCGGAGCAGGTACTCCACTTATTATGAACCACACATTGTTCAGTGCCTCCCCAAAACGTGTTCTTTACTCTTTTCCGCTTTAA
- a CDS encoding ABC transporter substrate-binding protein, whose translation MSVHFKKFIPICTLATAIAFMATGCKDDESKTPQQISEYPRNETLYIGGFEWAPPTTFNPLHPDPNFPADGNIRLMYESLLAYNQLTGNLDPMLADGYTQTDSSITVHLDTRAKWNNGEKMTTEDVIFSFKIDSILPTAHHNNWKRIKTITDDGDNNITFHLASNRNPLMVLNAIAETSILPKSVFEPLIKSAKTGKTYNMEKIIEFTNDQHPIASGPYTLKTYTPDQIVLERVENYWRQNHYGGKKPAPKYIIHPIYDKNDYFNGAMARGNLDVSSNFLPRIWEKAKDSVRAWSREEPYQLPSTLTALVIATSKEPFNSVNFRRALAHAIDFEKIKVRALSNYTPVMQPGFILPFGSEKKYFNKEDIETYGYSYNTNKAREILAEAGYSWNEEGKLLDKKKKLVRPISIECPQGWTDWIDAINVIVESFAEIGITAVPKIIDYGIWDTNLRRGTFDLTFKTPPTEHSVANPWNRFYQMLSTANYKPIGEEAFANPGRFQNAEINKLLKQIPTITAEDSLVEAYRELNKLFMQTVPLIPVMYRPTTYYQFSTKHWTNFPTEENPYAPPNNLIVAAGVSALWEIVPVEQRDNQ comes from the coding sequence ATGAGCGTCCATTTCAAAAAATTCATCCCTATTTGCACTCTCGCCACAGCGATTGCGTTCATGGCCACTGGTTGCAAGGACGATGAATCCAAGACGCCCCAACAAATTTCGGAATACCCGCGAAACGAGACTTTGTACATCGGCGGATTCGAATGGGCACCGCCCACCACGTTCAACCCGCTCCACCCCGACCCAAACTTTCCGGCAGACGGCAACATAAGGCTCATGTACGAGTCACTCTTAGCCTATAACCAGCTTACCGGGAATCTGGACCCGATGCTTGCCGATGGCTATACCCAGACGGATTCCAGCATTACAGTACACCTCGATACACGGGCCAAGTGGAATAATGGCGAAAAGATGACCACCGAAGATGTCATTTTTTCATTCAAGATCGATTCAATCCTCCCGACTGCGCACCACAACAACTGGAAGCGCATCAAAACCATCACGGATGACGGCGACAACAACATAACGTTCCATTTGGCAAGCAACAGAAACCCGCTCATGGTTCTGAACGCCATCGCCGAGACATCGATTCTCCCCAAGTCAGTCTTTGAACCGCTGATCAAATCAGCCAAAACCGGAAAGACTTACAACATGGAGAAGATTATCGAATTCACGAACGACCAGCACCCCATCGCCTCGGGGCCGTACACCCTAAAGACTTACACCCCGGACCAGATTGTTCTTGAACGAGTCGAAAACTACTGGCGTCAAAATCATTACGGTGGAAAAAAGCCTGCACCCAAGTATATCATCCATCCCATCTACGACAAGAACGATTACTTCAATGGCGCGATGGCACGCGGGAACCTCGATGTTTCTTCGAATTTCCTGCCAAGAATTTGGGAAAAAGCAAAGGACAGCGTCCGCGCCTGGAGCCGCGAAGAACCCTATCAACTTCCCTCAACCCTCACAGCTCTCGTTATCGCTACATCCAAGGAACCGTTCAACAGCGTTAATTTCAGACGAGCCCTGGCCCACGCCATCGACTTTGAAAAAATCAAAGTTCGAGCGCTCTCCAACTATACGCCCGTCATGCAACCTGGATTTATCCTCCCGTTCGGTTCCGAGAAAAAGTATTTCAACAAAGAAGACATCGAAACTTACGGATATAGTTACAACACGAACAAGGCCCGCGAAATTCTCGCAGAAGCAGGCTATTCCTGGAACGAAGAAGGCAAGCTCCTTGATAAAAAGAAAAAGCTAGTCCGCCCCATTTCAATAGAATGTCCGCAAGGCTGGACCGACTGGATCGACGCTATTAACGTCATCGTCGAATCGTTTGCAGAAATCGGCATTACCGCCGTTCCTAAAATTATCGATTATGGCATATGGGACACGAACCTCCGCCGTGGCACATTCGACCTCACCTTCAAGACACCGCCCACGGAACACTCTGTAGCAAATCCCTGGAACAGATTCTATCAAATGCTAAGCACAGCCAACTATAAACCCATAGGCGAAGAAGCTTTTGCAAACCCGGGACGCTTCCAAAATGCAGAAATCAACAAACTTTTGAAGCAAATTCCGACCATCACAGCCGAAGATTCACTGGTAGAAGCCTATCGAGAACTCAACAAGCTGTTTATGCAAACGGTCCCCCTTATTCCCGTCATGTACAGGCCTACAACCTACTATCAATTCTCAACCAAGCATTGGACAAACTTCCCTACAGAAGAAAATCCGTATGCACCACCAAACAATTTGATTGTAGCAGCCGGAGTGAGTGCGCTTTGGGAAATTGTCCCCGTCGAACAGCGGGATAATCAATAA
- a CDS encoding phosphatidylcholine/phosphatidylserine synthase encodes MGKLRFVLPNTFTSLNFLLGVFSICWTTGAFSSFSTADQIRMGAYFVMLCALFDKLDGFAARLVNASSEFGAQFDSLADLIAFGLAPAFCFFFTYKIYAPEWFQNHGLLMTFALAVYVLCAAMRLAKYNACDSDTYHHHFSGLPSTFAGMINAVLIVYLKSKGVFADPSSFLFWAPIIVFTVTGFLMVSPLFLPKLQPRKNKAFNIFQIVLILLTYVAGILFYNEKVPYILEYLLLLGVSYMVIGFGVGLANRKQIIEEAMKSKK; translated from the coding sequence GTGGGAAAATTACGTTTTGTTTTGCCAAATACTTTTACAAGCCTGAACTTTTTGCTTGGAGTTTTTTCCATTTGCTGGACAACCGGAGCGTTCAGTTCTTTTAGTACGGCAGACCAAATCCGCATGGGTGCATACTTTGTCATGTTGTGTGCCCTTTTTGACAAGCTTGACGGATTTGCGGCACGTCTTGTGAACGCCAGTTCTGAATTCGGAGCCCAATTTGACAGCCTTGCAGACTTGATTGCATTCGGTCTCGCCCCGGCTTTCTGCTTTTTCTTTACCTACAAGATTTATGCACCGGAATGGTTCCAGAACCACGGCCTCCTGATGACGTTCGCCCTCGCAGTTTACGTGCTCTGCGCCGCCATGCGCCTTGCCAAGTACAACGCCTGCGATTCTGACACGTATCATCATCACTTTTCTGGGCTTCCGTCCACTTTTGCCGGCATGATTAACGCCGTGCTTATCGTGTACCTCAAGAGCAAGGGCGTTTTTGCAGACCCGAGCAGTTTCCTCTTCTGGGCACCCATTATCGTTTTCACCGTAACAGGATTCTTGATGGTAAGCCCGTTGTTCCTCCCGAAGCTCCAGCCGCGCAAGAACAAGGCATTCAACATTTTCCAGATTGTATTGATTCTCCTTACCTACGTTGCCGGAATCCTCTTCTACAACGAAAAGGTGCCGTACATCCTTGAATATCTGTTGCTCCTCGGCGTAAGCTACATGGTAATCGGTTTTGGTGTAGGCCTTGCCAACCGCAAACAAATCATCGAAGAAGCGATGAAGAGTAAGAAGTAA
- a CDS encoding cell wall metabolism sensor histidine kinase WalK translates to MSVRNIQNEAYLAQKNYNESTETFREQCESTISKEQSKIFQEVKSASLYLYEQPHSLLDFGNATQFKTVSGIEAMFLYNNGTLIYPDISSKHFSKTSDFSNSIASPFEKMIFREEVTSAMPQPVNLSRSARQLRFSFESKDDHIQNILGLVRIAYKTKEYDEALRLLNVLEEHPHQQGYLHSDLTRSVNLLHFEILVAQKKHKEAEDYTLAVLNQFLQSKNIENLPSAKFFFETAFTQILSFENLSQEKREAFWNLRENFNRQLGYMDVFFNNKEIVQALLNKEANSKSGIDIMSNSKATFIKMSYPILSGDQVVLAKVNIEEYRERMRSKLKTSAQGWKGIPYSITEGSDKTLILGHVSDSSAIMTQVQLDKIISWNLTLYEKGLSEIKKETRKRMFLMYGLLSFSLITVLLGSIVMFRFLTQEHKLLAMKANFLSSISHELKTPLTSIKMFAEMMARGRVQKVEKVQEYSGLIGKEATRLENLIGAILNYTRMEHGKSGFHWEKLDFSACVQKVFDSVEDIGVEKGLLFHTKIEPSLYIIGDYTALYSLVQNLIENAIKYTNAPGNITITVVPAEDRVVFSVADTGIGIPSSEQKNIFNDFYRVGDEMTRSTKGSGLGLAIVKRVAETHKATISLTSKPGKGSTFTVRFKKAE, encoded by the coding sequence TTGAGTGTACGCAATATCCAGAACGAAGCGTACCTCGCCCAGAAGAACTACAACGAAAGCACAGAGACTTTCCGCGAGCAGTGCGAATCGACCATCAGCAAAGAACAGAGCAAGATTTTTCAGGAAGTCAAATCGGCATCTCTGTACCTTTACGAACAGCCGCACAGCCTTCTAGATTTCGGCAACGCTACGCAGTTCAAGACGGTAAGCGGCATCGAGGCCATGTTCCTATACAACAACGGGACACTGATTTACCCCGATATTTCGTCCAAGCACTTTTCAAAGACTTCGGACTTTTCAAACAGTATCGCAAGTCCGTTTGAAAAGATGATTTTCCGCGAAGAAGTCACCTCGGCCATGCCGCAGCCTGTAAATCTCTCGCGTTCGGCTCGCCAGCTGCGGTTCTCGTTCGAATCAAAAGACGACCACATCCAGAACATCCTTGGACTTGTACGCATCGCCTATAAAACCAAGGAATACGACGAAGCGCTCCGCCTCCTCAACGTTCTTGAAGAGCACCCGCACCAGCAGGGCTACCTGCATTCGGACCTCACGCGTTCGGTGAACTTGCTGCACTTCGAAATTCTCGTGGCGCAAAAGAAGCACAAAGAAGCCGAAGACTACACCCTCGCGGTATTGAACCAGTTTCTGCAGAGCAAGAACATCGAGAATCTGCCCTCGGCAAAATTCTTTTTCGAAACAGCCTTTACGCAAATCCTCTCTTTCGAAAACTTGAGTCAAGAAAAACGCGAAGCGTTCTGGAACTTGCGAGAAAATTTCAACCGCCAGCTTGGCTACATGGATGTATTCTTTAACAACAAAGAAATAGTCCAAGCCCTCTTGAATAAAGAAGCTAACTCCAAAAGCGGCATTGATATCATGAGCAACAGCAAGGCGACGTTCATCAAGATGAGCTACCCCATACTCTCCGGGGACCAAGTTGTTCTTGCCAAGGTAAACATCGAAGAATATCGCGAACGCATGCGTTCCAAGCTAAAGACTTCGGCTCAAGGCTGGAAAGGAATCCCCTATTCCATCACCGAAGGGTCGGACAAGACTTTAATCCTCGGCCATGTTTCGGACAGTTCCGCCATCATGACGCAGGTCCAGCTCGACAAGATTATTTCCTGGAACCTCACTTTATACGAAAAAGGTTTGAGCGAAATCAAGAAAGAAACACGCAAGCGCATGTTCCTCATGTACGGGCTTTTATCGTTCTCGCTCATTACAGTGCTACTCGGTTCTATCGTGATGTTCAGATTCCTCACGCAAGAGCATAAGCTGTTGGCCATGAAGGCAAACTTCCTTTCGAGCATTTCTCACGAACTCAAGACGCCGCTCACCTCCATCAAGATGTTTGCCGAAATGATGGCTCGCGGGCGCGTGCAAAAAGTAGAGAAAGTGCAAGAATATTCAGGGCTTATCGGCAAGGAAGCGACCCGACTCGAGAACTTGATTGGCGCCATTTTGAACTATACGCGCATGGAACACGGCAAGAGCGGATTCCATTGGGAAAAACTTGACTTTTCTGCTTGCGTGCAAAAAGTTTTTGATAGCGTTGAAGATATCGGTGTCGAAAAAGGACTCCTATTCCACACCAAGATTGAACCCAGTTTATATATAATCGGTGATTACACGGCTCTCTACAGCCTGGTGCAAAACCTTATCGAAAATGCGATTAAATACACAAACGCACCCGGCAACATTACCATCACGGTAGTACCCGCCGAGGACAGGGTCGTTTTCTCCGTTGCAGATACAGGAATCGGTATTCCTTCTTCGGAACAAAAAAATATATTTAATGATTTTTATAGAGTCGGTGACGAAATGACACGCAGCACGAAAGGCTCTGGCCTTGGCCTTGCCATTGTCAAGCGCGTAGCCGAAACGCACAAGGCCACCATTTCACTCACCAGCAAACCCGGCAAGGGCTCCACCTTTACCGTACGATTCAAAAAGGCAGAATGA
- a CDS encoding response regulator transcription factor produces MIMQHRILIVEDEEIIRLGLQDNFELENYEVETACDGEEAIAKTDSFQPHLILLDVMLPKKSGFEVCRFIRKKHPECIIIMLTAKTEETSKVAGLDMGADDYVTKPFSILELLARVKAFLRRIDLQKAPAKQLSSVDAIDFADIHMDFKKFVATKGGVPLELSTREFQILKYFWQRRGEVILREDLLQDLWGYTPDNMPSTRTIDNHIVNLRRKLEDDQANPKIILSIRGAGYKFDA; encoded by the coding sequence ATGATTATGCAACACAGAATCCTCATTGTTGAAGACGAAGAAATCATCCGGCTTGGGCTCCAGGACAACTTCGAGCTCGAAAATTACGAAGTCGAAACGGCATGCGATGGCGAAGAAGCAATCGCCAAAACGGACTCGTTCCAACCGCACTTGATTTTGCTGGACGTGATGCTTCCCAAGAAGAGCGGCTTTGAAGTTTGCCGATTCATCCGCAAAAAGCACCCGGAATGCATCATCATCATGCTCACCGCCAAAACGGAAGAAACGAGCAAGGTTGCAGGTCTCGACATGGGCGCCGATGACTACGTGACAAAGCCGTTCTCGATTCTGGAATTGCTCGCTCGCGTGAAGGCATTCCTCCGCCGAATCGACCTCCAGAAAGCTCCCGCCAAGCAGCTTTCATCCGTGGACGCCATAGACTTTGCCGACATCCACATGGATTTCAAGAAGTTTGTCGCCACCAAGGGCGGTGTTCCGTTGGAACTTTCCACGAGGGAATTCCAGATTCTCAAATATTTCTGGCAGCGCCGCGGCGAAGTCATTTTGCGCGAAGACTTGTTGCAAGACCTCTGGGGTTACACTCCCGACAACATGCCCTCTACAAGAACAATCGACAACCACATTGTAAACTTGAGGCGCAAACTCGAAGACGACCAAGCAAATCCGAAAATCATCCTTTCCATCCGCGGAGCAGGCTACAAGTTCGATGCATAA
- the mpaA gene encoding murein tripeptide amidase MpaA, whose amino-acid sequence MKFSPESRGIIRLPSLEYGRSVLGAPLLYYPCKCKCKLLVIAGIHGEEPETTFLLSRVLRAFDDNFDSVAFILCANPDGMTLGTRGNANGVDLNRNFGTQNFSTEMVGSRSILEAPRDTLLSPGGTAGSELETQALVALIEKLKPLSILSMHAPMGCVDAPQKTELVERLMATFNLKWVPDIGYKTPGSLGTWCGERGLDCVTLELPRMSLEHLFDRYGRALADFLERMALR is encoded by the coding sequence ATGAAATTTTCTCCCGAATCTCGCGGTATTATCCGCTTGCCTTCTCTTGAATATGGGCGCTCTGTGTTGGGTGCTCCGCTGCTTTATTACCCGTGCAAGTGCAAATGCAAGTTGCTTGTGATTGCCGGTATTCATGGTGAAGAACCTGAAACGACATTCCTCTTGAGTCGTGTGCTTCGTGCTTTTGACGATAACTTTGATTCCGTTGCATTTATTTTGTGTGCTAATCCAGACGGCATGACTCTTGGAACGCGCGGGAATGCAAATGGTGTTGACTTGAACCGCAATTTCGGTACGCAGAATTTTTCGACGGAGATGGTTGGTTCGCGCTCTATTTTGGAAGCCCCACGAGATACGCTTTTATCGCCAGGGGGTACTGCTGGGAGCGAACTGGAAACGCAGGCTCTTGTTGCGTTGATAGAAAAGCTAAAGCCTTTGTCGATTCTTTCGATGCATGCGCCCATGGGTTGCGTCGATGCTCCGCAGAAAACAGAACTTGTCGAAAGGCTGATGGCGACGTTTAACTTGAAATGGGTTCCGGACATTGGGTACAAGACGCCGGGGAGCCTTGGGACGTGGTGCGGTGAACGAGGGCTTGATTGCGTGACGCTAGAACTCCCGCGCATGTCGTTGGAACACTTGTTCGACCGATATGGACGTGCGTTAGCGGATTTTCTGGAACGCATGGCGTTGCGCTAA
- a CDS encoding M15 family metallopeptidase produces the protein MMDLLPYGLGTPDLVEFQPGYFVDREIVTDLQLLARDATANGFELRLESAYRSFEKQLSIWNRKARGELPLLSAAGVPMERPKDEEELMYAILTWSALPGASRHHLGTDIDVVDGAACPEGYEVQLTPAECEGMFAKFHAFLTERMVADKAFGFSRVFIPGRGKIRPEGWHIAHLPTSRKRLEHFSLDVLRRIYERSEMECKRAVLANLPQLAEDYIYPYFV, from the coding sequence ATGATGGATTTGTTGCCGTATGGGCTTGGAACGCCAGACTTGGTTGAATTCCAGCCGGGCTATTTTGTGGATAGGGAAATTGTGACTGATTTGCAGTTGCTTGCGCGAGATGCTACGGCGAATGGTTTTGAATTACGCCTGGAGTCGGCGTATCGCTCGTTTGAAAAGCAACTCTCGATTTGGAACCGCAAGGCTCGTGGGGAACTTCCGCTGTTGTCTGCTGCGGGGGTCCCGATGGAACGTCCGAAGGATGAAGAAGAGCTGATGTATGCAATTCTCACGTGGTCTGCACTTCCGGGGGCGAGCCGTCACCATTTGGGGACGGACATCGACGTGGTCGATGGAGCTGCGTGCCCGGAGGGCTACGAGGTTCAGCTTACGCCTGCGGAATGCGAAGGGATGTTTGCGAAGTTTCATGCATTCTTGACCGAACGGATGGTGGCGGATAAAGCGTTTGGCTTTAGTCGTGTGTTCATTCCTGGTCGTGGAAAAATTCGCCCGGAAGGCTGGCACATTGCGCACTTGCCCACGTCGCGCAAACGCTTGGAGCATTTTTCGCTTGACGTGTTGCGCCGTATTTATGAACGTAGCGAAATGGAATGCAAGCGTGCAGTGCTTGCGAACCTCCCGCAACTTGCGGAGGATTACATCTATCCTTACTTTGTATAG
- a CDS encoding LysM peptidoglycan-binding domain-containing protein, protein MRFLKCASICLGLSALIASAYVVKKGDTLWDISGEFLNDPFAWPDLWENNRHIQDPHWIYPGDSINLGDGIKDDGNRLPKTRPCEAAVADSNLPKNIQAVGCDERDARKGDFENMLGNLRDKDKKQKRKKAADAYFYQKRPEPKIFNGYYQILAPEIYTIDSLKKDKRFFSIRSGEKKEPIIHIPESEIVVGIGRKTDATVKKGDLVEILDARAIEVPTNKDKSFDRFALIRLSGYAKITAVGDTLSRAKIVQSFREIKTDHSKARLKQPLNVLNVSGYTAVPEVKLEEMAMIRYTMDPMLLIGSYAYILVDKGTVHGYNTGDAIAIWEEDKSDAGLPPRLLGRGVIARATDKESTVLVREVYSNSRHIEIGHKVSVTHQANLAQ, encoded by the coding sequence ATGCGATTTTTAAAATGTGCTTCGATTTGCCTTGGTCTTTCGGCTCTAATTGCATCTGCCTATGTAGTTAAAAAAGGCGATACCCTCTGGGACATCAGTGGTGAATTTTTAAACGATCCGTTTGCCTGGCCGGACCTCTGGGAAAACAACAGGCACATTCAAGACCCGCACTGGATTTATCCGGGCGACTCCATCAATTTAGGTGATGGTATCAAGGACGACGGAAACCGCCTGCCCAAAACAAGACCTTGCGAAGCTGCCGTTGCCGATTCCAACTTGCCCAAGAACATCCAGGCCGTAGGCTGCGATGAACGAGACGCCCGCAAAGGCGATTTCGAGAACATGCTCGGGAATCTCCGCGACAAGGACAAAAAGCAAAAGCGTAAAAAAGCCGCAGACGCATATTTCTACCAGAAGCGTCCGGAACCGAAGATTTTCAACGGTTACTACCAAATTCTCGCTCCCGAAATCTACACAATCGATTCTCTCAAGAAAGACAAGCGATTCTTCTCTATCCGCTCCGGCGAAAAGAAGGAACCGATTATCCACATTCCTGAATCCGAAATCGTCGTTGGTATTGGTCGCAAAACCGATGCAACTGTGAAGAAAGGCGACTTGGTCGAAATTCTGGATGCACGCGCAATCGAAGTCCCGACCAACAAAGACAAGAGTTTTGACAGATTCGCATTGATCAGACTTTCGGGCTATGCAAAAATTACCGCAGTTGGCGATACGCTCTCCAGAGCAAAGATTGTCCAAAGCTTTAGAGAAATCAAGACTGACCATTCTAAAGCTCGCCTGAAACAACCGCTCAATGTGCTGAACGTGTCCGGCTACACTGCCGTTCCCGAAGTAAAGCTCGAAGAAATGGCAATGATCCGCTATACAATGGACCCGATGCTCCTCATCGGTTCTTACGCCTACATTTTAGTAGACAAGGGTACAGTTCATGGCTACAACACCGGAGATGCCATCGCCATTTGGGAAGAAGACAAATCCGATGCAGGTCTCCCGCCGAGACTCCTTGGACGTGGCGTGATAGCAAGAGCGACCGACAAAGAATCTACAGTTCTCGTTCGTGAAGTTTACTCGAACAGCCGCCACATTGAAATTGGACACAAGGTCTCCGTGACCCATCAAGCAAACCTCGCCCAGTGA